A genomic region of Arachis stenosperma cultivar V10309 chromosome 9, arast.V10309.gnm1.PFL2, whole genome shotgun sequence contains the following coding sequences:
- the LOC130950619 gene encoding perakine reductase-like: protein MEKTKIHVPRVKLGSQGLEVSRLGFGCGGLSGIYNAPLSHEEGCSIIKQVFNKGVTFFDTSDLYGDNHDNEIMVGKALKELPREKVQLATKFGVINNGGMNFEVKGSPEYVRKCCEASLKRLDVQYIDLYYQHRVDTSVPIEDTTGELKRLVNEGKIKYIGLSEANVDTIRRAHAVHPITALQMEYSLWSRDIEETIIPLCRELGIGIVAYSPLGRGFFAGKAVVESLPNQSLLATHPRFSEENLEKNKPFYKRVDELASKHSCTPSQLALSWLIHQGNDIIPIPGTTKLRNFENNIGSLSVKLTEQDLREISDTVPANEIAGEQEYSTLEKYSWKFATTPLPPK from the exons ATGGAGAAGACCAAGATTCATGTTCCCAGAGTTAAACTCGGTAGCCAAGGCTTAGAG GTTTCTAGGTTGGGGTTTGGATGTGGAGGGCTATCTGGAATTTACAATGCCCCCCTTTCCCATGAAGAAGGATGTTCAATTATTAAGCAAGTATTCAATAAAGGTGTCACCTTCTTTGACACGTCAGATCTTTATGGGGATAATCATGATAATGAAATCATGGTTGGCAAG GCCTTAAAAGAGTTGCCTCGCGAAAAAGTTCAGTTGGCTACAAAATTTGGTGTCATTAACAATGGTGGGATGAATTTTGAAGTAAAGGGTAGCCCTGAATATGTGCGGAAATGCTGCGAAGCTAGCCTTAAGCGACTTGATGTCCAGTATATCGATTTGTACTATCAACATAGAGTTGACACTTCAGTGCCAATAGAAGACACT ACTGGGGAGCTGAAAAGGCTGGTAAATGAAGGGAAGATAAAATATATTGGGCTATCAGAGGCTAATGTTGACACAATAAGAAGAGCACATGCGGTTCATCCTATTACTGCTTTGCAAATGGAGTATTCTTTATGGAGCCGTGACATTGAAGAAACTATAATTCCACTATGCAG AGAACTAGGAATCGGAATAGTGGCGTATAGCCCTCTTGGTCGTGGCTTTTTCGCTGGTAAAGCAGTGGTTGAGTCCCTTCCTAATCAGAGCTTGCTG GCTACGCATCCAAGGTTCAGTGAAGAGAATTTGGAAAAGAACAAGCCTTTTTATAAAAGAGTTGATGAGTTGGCTTCTAAACATTCATGCACTCCATCTCAACTAGCTCTGTCATGGCTTATTCATCAGGGAAATGACATAATCCCAATCCCAG GAACTACTAAACTGAGGAACTTTGAGAACAACATTGGATCTTTGAGTGTAAAGCTTACAGAACAAGATTTGAGGGAAATTTCTGATACTGTTCCTGCCAATGAAATTGCTGGGGAACAAGAGTATAGTACTTTAGAAAAATACTCTTGGAAATTTGCAACTACACCCTTACCACCAAAGTAA
- the LOC130947974 gene encoding early light-induced protein, chloroplastic, whose protein sequence is MAVSSYAMQSILASPMTRTPSRSRVNQFGVPALYMPNMRRNASLSVRSMAEEEQKEQSTEPTSPVTPPPPPKPQPRSPKMSTKFSDVLAFSGPAPERINGRLAMIGFVAALAVELSNGQDLLSQISNGGIPWFLGTSVVLSLASLIPLFQGVSVESKSGGFMSSDAELWNGRFAMLGLIALAFTEYVKGGTLV, encoded by the exons ATGGCTGTTTCATCTTATGCTATGCAATCTATCCTAGCCAGCCCTATGACCCGCACTCCTAGCAGGTCAAGGGTGAACCAATTTGGTGTTCCTGCTCTGTACATGCCTAACATGAGAAGGAATGCTAGCCTTAGTGTTCGATCCATGGCTGAG GAAGAGCAGAAAGAACAATCAACTGAACCTACAAGCCCAGttacaccaccaccaccaccaaagcctcagcctcgtTCACCAAAG ATGAGCACAAAGTTCAGTGATGTATTGGCATTCAGTGGGCCAGCACCTGAGAGGATCAATGGAAGGCTTGCAATGATTGGATTTGTAGCAGCATTAGCAGTGGAACTATCCAACGGTCAAGATTTGTTGTCACAGATATCCAATGGTGGGATCCCATGGTTCTTGGGGACTAGTGTGGTGCTGTCCCTTGCTTCATTGATCCCACTGTTTCAAGGTGTTAGTGTTGAGTCAAAATCTGGTGGATTCATGTCCTCAGATGCTGAGCTTTGGAATGGTAGATTTGCCATGTTGGGCTTGATTGCTCTTGCTTTCACCGAGTATGTTAAGGGTGGTACCCTTGTGTAA
- the LOC130951303 gene encoding uncharacterized protein LOC130951303 → MGSAPSTPRRGEAFSPETAEYLIGTFIGDKSFPLSSEFWQKLLELPIHVQWPSDRVQEACELLAKNNGQTRHLAKILFHMACSLQESMSISGVPPFVYEKAVNAAYISSVFLKHLIESFRGEYVELHLSLDDNETIPMDVLGDQTIENFVMRNVLNFIASVDVSANTYVLHLELLNFMIIAMSTQLLCGPSPGPHDVNPFLDAAMAQDSSLVCSVVRRLLLNFITRSGAPFNRASYSVFYEGSQSSVLQRVGSAAANIVLLPISYLVSSRGDGSRNPLADSSLHVLLVLIHHHKCVVSEDYSATENNKENQYFSDNPYCKALEHAVDCELDRVDVEGNAHCGQLVKLPFASLFDTLGICLADEAAVLLLYSLLQGNSAFLEYVLVRTDMDTLLMPILEALYNAPRRTANQIYMLLIILLILSQDSSFNASIHKLILTGVPWYKERLLHQTSLGSLLVIILIRTVQYNLSKLRDVYLHTTCLATLANMAPHVHRLSAYASQRLVSLFDMLSRKYNKLADRRDNKLHNEKGNLIEGNSLIEDMSTELHIYTDFLRLVLEIINAILTYALPRNPEVVYAIMHRQEVFQPFKNHPRFSELLENIYTVLDFFNSRMDAQRVSGDWSVKEVLQVIIVNCRSWRGDGMKMFTQLRFTYEQESHPEEFFIPYVWQLVLSRWGLTFNPAAINLFPIDLPTDCVENGVVGSTLRNGDFDKPEYQLDP, encoded by the exons ATGGGGTCGGCGCCGTCAACGCCTCGCAGGGGCGAAGCTTTCTCGCCGGAGACGGCGGAGTATCTGATCGGAACCTTCATCGGTGACAAGTCCTTCCCACTTTCATCAGAGTTCTGGCAGAAGCTTCTAGAGCTTCCCATCCATGTTCAATGGCCCAGTGACCGTGTTCAAGAAGCTTGTGAGCTATTGG CAAAAAACAATGGTCAAACTAGGCATCTTGCAAAGATTTTGTTCCATATGGCGTGCAGCTTGCAGGAGTCCATGTCTATTTCCGGGGTGCCGCCCTTTGTTTATGAAAAGGCTGTAAATGCAGCGTACATCAGTTCGGTGTTTCTGAAGCACTTGATTGAGAGTTTCCGAGGCGAATATGTCGAGCTACATCTATCTCTCGATGATAATGAGACTATACCAATGGATGTTTTGGGAG ATCAAACAATTGAAAATTTTGTCATGCGGAATGTCCTGAACTTTATTGCTTCAGTAGATGTGAG TGCCAACACATATGTCCTGCATCTAGAGCTGcttaattttatgattattgCAATGTCAACTCAGCTTCTCTGTGGGCCGTCTCCTGGACCACATGATGTGAACCCATTTCTTGATGCTGCAATGGCTCAG GACAGCTCTCTGGTTTGTTCAGTTGTTCGCAGACTACTCTTAAATTTCATTACTCGCAGTGGCGCTCCATTTAATAGGGCATCTTATTCTGTCTTTTATGAAGGAAGCCAGAGTAGTGTGTTGCAGAGAGTTGGTTCTGCAGCTG CAAATATTGTTTTACTGCCAATCAGTTATTTGGTTAGTTCAAGGGGTGATGGATCAAGAAATCCTCTAGCAGATAGTAGTCTTCACGTGCTTCTTGttctcattcatcatcataaaTGTGTTGTGAGCGAGGATTACTCTGCCACTgagaataacaaagaaaatcaaTATTTTTCCGACAACCCTTATTGCAAGGCCTTAGAGCATGCAGTTGATTGTGAAT TGGATCGAGTAGATGTTGAGGGCAATGCACACTGTGGTCAACTTGTAAAATTGCCATTTGCTTCATTGTTTGATACACTTGGCAT ATGCTtggctgatgaggctgctgTTCTTCTACTTTACTCACTGCTGCAAGGAAATTCTGCCTTTCTGGAGTATGTCTTGGTGCGGACTGACATGGATACCTTG TTAATGCCCATTCTGGAAGCTCTATACAATGCTCCAAGGAGAACAGCTAATCAAATTTACATGTTGCTGATTATACTTCTCATACTCAGTCAAGATTCTTCTTTTAATGCAAGCATTCATAAACTG ATTTTGACTGGTGTTCCATGGTACAAGGAACGTCTTCTGCATCAGACTTCTCTTGGTTCCCTCTTGGTCATAATTCTTATCAGAACTGTACAGTATAATTTGTCTAAACTTCGG GATGTTTATCTGCATACAACATGTTTGGCAACTCTGGCAAACATGGCTCCTCATGTCCACCGATTGAGTGCATATGCGTCTCAGAGACTAGTTAGCCTTTTTGATATGCTCTCACGCAA GTATAATAAACTAGCAGATCGCAGAGATAATAAGCTCCATAATGAAAAAGGCAACTTGATTGAGGGAAACAGCCTAATAGAGGATATG TCAACTGAATTGCACATTTATACTGACTTCTTGAGGCTGGTACTGGAAATAATAAATGCAATCCTGACTTACGCACTGCCTCGGAATCCCGAG GTAGTATATGCAATAATGCATAGGCAGGAAGTCTTTCAGCCATTCAAGAATCATCCACGATTTAGTGAACTGCTTGAGAACATTTATACT GTCTTGGATTTTTTCAATAGTCGTATGGATGCTCAAAGAGTGAGTGGCGATTGGTCCGTAAAAGAAGTGCTTCAGGTGATAATTGTCAATTGTCGTTCTTGGCGGGGTGATGGAATGAAG ATGTTCACTCAACTGCGCTTCACATATGAACAAGAGAGTCATCCGGAGGAGTTCTTTATTCCATATGTCTGGCAGCTAGTACTATCGCGTTG GGGACTCACGTTCAACCCAGCAGCCATAAATTTGTTTCCAATTGATCTACCTACAGAT TGTGTTGAAAATGGGGTGGTGGGAAGCACACTCCGGAATGGTGATTTTGACAAGCCTGAGTATCAGCTTGATCCATAG